A region of Streptomyces sp. NBC_01267 DNA encodes the following proteins:
- the pepN gene encoding aminopeptidase N: MSVLTRDEAQLRAQLLDVQRYTIDLDLTRGDDTFDSRTVIHFTARTAGNTFVELKPAELRSITLDGQPLDPETLTENRLPLTGLTEGDHELHVDASMRYSHTGEGMHRFTDPTDGETYVYTQLFMEDVQRLFAAFDQPDLKAVFDVTVTAPEDWSVLANGITRQNTPGHWQAAPTPPISTYLVAIAAGPWHSVTTEHAGLPFGIHCRRSLAAHLDTDADEILDITRACYDRYHEKFDEPYPFDSYDQAFVPEFNAGAMENPGLVTFRDEFIYRSAVTDTERQTRGMVIAHEMAHMWFGDLVTLQWWDDIWLNESFAEYMGYQTLAEATRFTDTWVDFAIARKSWGYDADQRPSTHPVAPDPAAVPDTASAMLNFDGISYAKGASALRQLVAWLGEKDFLAGINNHFARHRFGNATLADFIDNLASATDRDVHTWAEQWLTTTGVDTLTPRITETDHTWSLAVTRDGTRPHRIAVGAYDHDPVDPAHLVLRERLELDAPAPDTTHTFQGRRPDLLLVNDSDLTYAKVRLDPPSWNTALHALSGIPDPLTRAVIWNAARDMVRDGELPPTAYLEAAHTHLPHETDLAVVQGVLSFAATQITDRYLPTEDRTTALTTLTTTCRALIRRTEDGTNPGLRLTAVRHFIDAATQPDGIQAWLTDGSVPGGPELDPELRWRILTRLAALGATDETAITAELDRDNSATGQEGAARCRAALPTPQAKATAWQQMFHTDDLSNYLFTATAQGFWQPEQTDLLSTYVPRYYQDAVTLADRRGPAIAEAAGRYGFPAYDITPQALDHGQTCLRDADMIPALRRKLTDQLDDLRRALDIRGN, encoded by the coding sequence ATGTCCGTACTGACGCGCGACGAAGCGCAGCTCCGAGCCCAGCTCCTCGATGTCCAGCGGTACACGATCGACCTCGACCTCACCCGGGGCGACGACACCTTCGACTCCCGGACCGTCATCCACTTCACCGCACGCACCGCCGGCAACACCTTTGTCGAGCTCAAGCCCGCAGAACTGCGCTCCATCACCCTCGACGGACAACCCCTCGACCCCGAAACCCTCACCGAGAACCGGCTCCCCCTCACCGGCCTCACCGAAGGCGACCACGAACTCCACGTCGACGCCTCCATGCGCTACTCCCACACCGGCGAAGGCATGCACCGCTTCACCGACCCCACCGACGGCGAGACCTACGTCTACACCCAGCTGTTCATGGAAGACGTCCAACGCCTCTTCGCCGCCTTCGACCAGCCCGACCTCAAAGCCGTCTTCGACGTCACCGTCACCGCACCCGAAGACTGGAGCGTCCTCGCCAACGGCATCACCCGGCAGAACACCCCCGGCCACTGGCAAGCCGCACCCACCCCACCCATCTCCACCTACCTCGTCGCCATCGCCGCAGGCCCCTGGCACTCCGTGACCACCGAACACGCCGGACTGCCCTTCGGCATCCACTGCCGCCGCTCCCTCGCCGCCCACCTCGACACCGACGCCGACGAAATCCTCGACATCACCCGCGCCTGCTACGACCGCTACCACGAAAAATTCGACGAACCCTACCCCTTCGACTCCTACGACCAGGCCTTCGTCCCCGAATTCAACGCAGGCGCCATGGAAAACCCCGGCCTGGTCACCTTCCGCGACGAATTCATCTACCGCTCCGCCGTCACCGACACCGAACGCCAGACCCGCGGCATGGTCATCGCCCACGAAATGGCCCACATGTGGTTCGGCGACCTCGTCACCCTCCAATGGTGGGACGACATCTGGCTCAACGAATCCTTCGCCGAATACATGGGCTACCAGACCCTCGCCGAAGCCACCCGCTTCACCGACACCTGGGTCGACTTCGCCATCGCCCGCAAGAGCTGGGGATACGACGCCGACCAACGCCCCTCCACCCACCCCGTCGCACCCGACCCCGCCGCCGTCCCCGACACCGCATCCGCGATGCTCAACTTCGACGGCATCTCCTACGCCAAGGGCGCATCCGCCCTGCGCCAACTCGTCGCCTGGCTCGGCGAAAAAGACTTCCTCGCCGGAATCAACAACCACTTCGCCCGCCACCGCTTCGGCAACGCCACCCTCGCCGACTTCATCGACAACCTCGCCTCCGCCACCGACCGCGACGTCCACACCTGGGCCGAACAGTGGCTCACCACCACCGGAGTCGACACCCTCACCCCCCGCATCACCGAAACCGACCACACCTGGTCACTCGCCGTCACCCGCGACGGCACCCGCCCCCACCGCATCGCCGTCGGCGCCTACGACCACGACCCCGTCGACCCCGCCCACCTCGTCCTGCGCGAACGACTCGAACTCGACGCCCCGGCCCCCGACACCACCCACACCTTCCAAGGCCGCCGCCCCGACCTCCTCCTCGTCAACGACAGCGACCTCACCTACGCCAAGGTCCGCCTCGACCCCCCCTCCTGGAACACCGCACTGCACGCCCTCTCCGGCATCCCCGACCCCCTCACCCGCGCCGTCATCTGGAACGCCGCCCGCGACATGGTCCGCGACGGCGAACTCCCCCCCACCGCCTACCTCGAAGCCGCCCACACCCACCTCCCGCACGAAACCGACCTCGCCGTCGTCCAAGGCGTCCTCAGCTTCGCAGCCACCCAGATCACCGACCGCTACCTCCCCACCGAGGACCGCACCACCGCCCTCACCACCCTCACCACGACCTGCCGCGCCCTCATCCGCCGCACCGAGGACGGCACCAACCCCGGACTGCGCCTCACCGCCGTACGCCACTTCATCGACGCCGCCACCCAGCCCGACGGCATCCAGGCCTGGCTCACCGACGGCAGCGTCCCCGGCGGACCCGAACTCGACCCCGAACTCCGCTGGCGCATCCTCACCCGCCTCGCCGCCCTCGGCGCCACCGACGAAACCGCCATCACCGCCGAACTCGACCGCGACAACAGCGCCACCGGCCAGGAAGGCGCCGCCCGCTGCCGGGCCGCCCTCCCCACCCCCCAGGCCAAAGCCACCGCCTGGCAGCAGATGTTCCACACCGACGACCTCTCCAACTACCTCTTCACCGCCACCGCCCAAGGCTTCTGGCAACCCGAACAGACCGACCTCCTCAGCACCTACGTACCGCGCTACTACCAGGACGCCGTCACCCTCGCCGACCGCCGCGGCCCCGCCATCGCCGAAGCCGCAGGCCGCTACGGATTCCCCGCCTACGACATCACCCCCCAAGCCCTCGACCACGGACAGACCTGCCTCCGCGACGCCGACATGATCCCCGCCCTGCGCCGCAAACTCACCGACCAACTCGACGACCTGCGACGCGCCCTGGACATCCGCGGAAACTGA
- a CDS encoding lysine N(6)-hydroxylase/L-ornithine N(5)-oxygenase family protein — translation MTLPPQHLPEGQPHDLVGVGIGPFNLSLAALAHPLTQLRTAFYEQRPAFHWHPGLLIDDATLQVPFLADLVTLAEPASPWSFLSYLKARERLYPFYFAEHFHIRRTEYDAYCRWVSENLPGLHFAHQIDSIRWNTRRALFEVDYTQLDTDGEARALGRTHTRNLALGVGTEPHIPEPLKPLAEAPTVPVVHSAQYLDNRERLISAHHITVIGAGQSGAEIFLDLLRARPEGQEKITWLARTEAFAPMEYSKLGLEHFTPDYTRYFHQLPESVRDTLAPQQWQLHKGIDADTIAAIHDELYRRTQHGGWPDAVLTPGVTVRTAGRVATTRVELHLEHTQQGTRSRLTTDAVVLATGYRERPLDTMLAGLDPYMRRDTSQRPRIDDHYRLVLDPTVTGAVYVQNAERHTHGVGAPDLGLSAWRSATILNSLTGTNPYPLPNRTAFTTFGLTHPHPPHPHDRTDLIPLTEAT, via the coding sequence ATGACCCTGCCCCCCCAACACCTCCCCGAAGGCCAGCCCCACGACCTGGTGGGCGTCGGCATCGGCCCCTTCAACCTCTCACTCGCCGCCCTCGCCCACCCCCTCACCCAACTCCGAACCGCCTTCTACGAACAACGCCCCGCCTTCCACTGGCACCCCGGACTCCTCATCGACGACGCCACCCTCCAAGTCCCCTTCCTCGCCGACCTCGTCACCCTCGCCGAACCCGCCAGCCCCTGGTCCTTCCTCAGCTACCTCAAAGCCCGCGAACGCCTCTACCCCTTCTACTTCGCCGAGCACTTCCACATCCGACGCACCGAATACGACGCCTACTGCCGCTGGGTCAGCGAAAACCTCCCCGGCCTCCACTTCGCCCACCAGATCGACTCCATCCGCTGGAACACCCGACGCGCACTCTTCGAAGTCGACTACACCCAACTCGACACCGACGGAGAAGCCCGCGCCCTCGGCCGCACCCACACCCGCAACCTCGCACTCGGCGTCGGCACCGAACCCCACATCCCCGAACCCCTCAAACCACTCGCCGAAGCACCCACCGTCCCCGTCGTCCACTCCGCCCAATACCTCGACAACCGCGAACGCCTCATCTCCGCACACCACATCACCGTCATCGGCGCAGGACAATCCGGCGCCGAAATCTTCCTCGACCTCCTACGCGCCCGCCCCGAAGGCCAAGAAAAAATCACCTGGCTCGCCCGCACCGAAGCCTTCGCCCCCATGGAGTACTCCAAACTCGGCCTCGAACACTTCACCCCCGACTACACCCGCTACTTCCACCAACTCCCCGAATCCGTACGCGACACCCTCGCCCCCCAACAATGGCAACTCCACAAAGGCATCGACGCCGACACCATCGCCGCCATCCACGACGAGCTCTACCGCCGCACCCAACACGGCGGCTGGCCCGACGCCGTCCTCACCCCCGGCGTCACCGTCCGCACCGCAGGCCGCGTCGCCACCACCCGAGTCGAACTCCACCTCGAACACACCCAGCAAGGCACCCGCTCCCGCCTCACCACCGACGCCGTCGTCCTCGCCACCGGCTACCGCGAACGCCCCCTCGACACCATGCTCGCCGGACTCGACCCCTACATGCGCCGCGACACCTCACAACGCCCCCGCATCGACGACCACTACCGCCTCGTCCTCGACCCCACCGTCACCGGAGCCGTCTACGTACAGAACGCCGAACGCCACACCCACGGCGTAGGCGCCCCCGACCTCGGCCTCTCCGCCTGGCGCAGCGCCACCATCCTCAACTCCCTCACCGGCACCAACCCCTACCCCCTCCCCAACCGCACCGCATTCACCACCTTCGGCCTCACCCACCCCCACCCCCCGCACCCACACGACCGCACCGACCTCATCCCCCTCACCGAAGCCACCTGA
- a CDS encoding pyridoxal phosphate-dependent decarboxylase family protein translates to MSTPPLAGGATGPSALRPLIGTVLDALHQGATDRAGPLPAGGPQTVAARVRATAHPVLPHTGTGAEEALHTLVHALTQGAADPADPHCAAHLHCPPLALAAAADLAASALNPSMDSWDQAPAASELEALVTRTIAAEIYPTGDALITTGGTESNQLALLLARERHGALRIICGANAHHSLPRAAWLLGLPPPLTIPAPAGTIDLAALDEALTVGNTPGLRPRGGPVLVTATAGTTDAGLIDPLPEIADLCDRHGAELHIDAAYGGPLLFSETHRHQLNGIERADSVTLDLHKLGWQPVAAGLLAVPRPATLDALNHQADYLNADDDTEAGHPDLLGRSLRTSRRPDVLKMAVTLRALGRTGLAALIDDTCALAQELADLIETHPHLELYDRPTISTVLFRPTGADDETIATIRRTLIDEGRAVLGRARADNRLWLKVTLLNPHTTTGDLKALLALLEGTAPR, encoded by the coding sequence ATGAGCACGCCGCCCCTCGCCGGAGGGGCCACAGGCCCGAGCGCCCTGCGGCCCCTCATCGGCACCGTCCTCGACGCGCTCCACCAAGGCGCAACCGACCGCGCCGGCCCCCTCCCCGCCGGCGGACCACAAACCGTCGCCGCACGCGTACGAGCCACCGCCCACCCCGTACTGCCCCACACCGGAACCGGCGCCGAAGAAGCCCTCCACACCCTCGTACACGCCCTCACCCAAGGCGCCGCAGACCCCGCAGACCCCCACTGCGCAGCCCACCTGCACTGCCCCCCACTCGCCCTCGCAGCCGCCGCCGACCTCGCCGCGTCCGCACTCAACCCCTCCATGGACTCCTGGGACCAGGCACCCGCCGCCTCCGAACTCGAAGCCCTCGTCACCCGCACCATCGCCGCCGAGATCTACCCCACCGGCGACGCCCTCATCACCACCGGCGGCACCGAATCCAACCAACTCGCGCTGCTCCTCGCCCGCGAACGGCACGGCGCCCTCCGCATCATCTGCGGCGCCAACGCCCACCACTCACTGCCCCGCGCCGCCTGGCTCCTCGGCCTCCCCCCACCCCTCACCATCCCCGCACCCGCCGGAACCATCGACCTCGCCGCCCTCGATGAAGCCCTCACCGTCGGAAACACCCCCGGACTCCGCCCCCGCGGCGGACCCGTCCTCGTCACCGCCACCGCAGGCACCACCGACGCAGGACTCATCGACCCCCTCCCCGAAATCGCCGACCTCTGCGACCGCCACGGCGCCGAACTCCACATCGACGCCGCATACGGCGGCCCCCTCCTCTTCAGCGAAACCCACCGACACCAGCTCAACGGCATCGAACGCGCCGACTCCGTCACCCTCGACCTCCACAAACTCGGCTGGCAACCCGTCGCCGCCGGGCTCCTCGCCGTACCCCGACCCGCCACCCTCGACGCCCTCAACCACCAAGCCGACTACCTCAACGCCGACGACGACACCGAAGCAGGCCACCCCGACCTCCTCGGCCGCTCCCTCCGCACCTCCCGACGCCCCGACGTACTCAAAATGGCCGTCACCCTCCGCGCCCTCGGCCGCACCGGACTCGCCGCACTCATCGACGACACCTGCGCACTCGCCCAGGAACTCGCCGACCTCATCGAAACCCACCCCCACCTGGAGCTCTACGACCGCCCCACCATCTCCACCGTCCTCTTCCGCCCCACCGGAGCAGACGACGAAACCATCGCCACCATCCGCCGCACCCTCATCGACGAAGGCCGCGCCGTCCTCGGCCGCGCCCGCGCCGACAACCGCCTCTGGCTCAAAGTCACCCTCCTCAACCCCCACACCACCACCGGCGACCTCAAAGCGCTCCTCGCACTCCTGGAAGGCACCGCACCCCGATGA